One Ogataea parapolymorpha DL-1 chromosome VI, whole genome shotgun sequence DNA window includes the following coding sequences:
- a CDS encoding rRNA biogenesis protein RRP5, which yields MVEKQKRKRTETDEAGDNKKSLLSKSAEISFPRGGGSVLTPLEIKEVANEAVSDALAEAKESKSSKKSKKQKVIEAPTEQIGVEHVTFKTLLPGSMVLGQIKQVNRMEIVLSLTDNLMGFIPITNISDPLTSQLQEFDDEQEESDEEPAYGDEENTLTNGIISSKKKSFPQLVTRFQVGQWLRAIVMESTKSKKKRIELSIEPSKVNEPMETEDLVTNAIVQASVKSVEDHGLVLDVGKEKLGGFIAKKDVQSLVDIGSVLLVNIAKKDGRTLICSPINKLSAVQTISSIDAILPGMGVEALVTEVTKEGVICKLFGVGNASIPLSHLGVYEYSELKHNFAVGSKLKSRVMVSHVRAGDKRFLLSVLPHIKSLNANVFGETSALEAFPIGHIFDSVTIKGKDSSYIYVDVGSDFAIGQAHITRVSSTKDLDMDFKIGSTHRARVLGYSATDNLYILTLDKQQIERKFLRVEDIPAGELINCEVRSVDAEKGIVVKFEEDFEGIVPPAYMSDVKLIYPERKFKIGSKIKGRVLRVVNQSGKSRIYVTLKKSLVNIENEDVVSSIEDVEAGKKTFATIDKMLPTGCVVRFFGFVKAFLPNSEISETFVKRPEDHVKLGQTVKVRVVSVDKENNRIKVSCRVSEVLSDMQKKTLSSIVPGRSIVDVQVVEKEKDSAIVELTESGLRGIIYAGHLGEGNYEQSRAQLKKLQIGAELKTLVLEKDVRSRVVKLSAKQSLIKDAQQGKLPLQYRDIEVSDELLHGFVKSVTPNGVFVSFGNGLTGLALPRHAVEKPVDDLQKAFFTNQSVTCHVIRVDDANKRFLVSMKKESSTTSEPAENPVDSKMKTLDDFTVGKNTKAKVKSIKQTQLNVQLADNLQGRIDVSELFDDVSEIKDVKRPLSQFQAGEVLDVKIIGFHDSRNHRFLPISHKRTNQTVLELSAKKSSILSHKPVVPASIGDFHLGDECTGYINNFARGFLWVTISPNLRARISLMDLSDDASKFENLEKEYPVGSVVRAKVTDLDTEHNILSLSARSKAITSLEDLEVGSVIPARVLKTRESYVVVELGKQVSGISFITDALNDYTDKLDDIFSTNDICAATVLEVDHSNKKVYVSLRTKDVKDKRIASYEDLSPGTVVRGFVKNVANNGVYVALGRTVHALVRVSDLSDSYLKDWKQYFKVHQPVLGKITKSEGENQILMTLKQSEIDSDSSLLKRFDQIQKDEIYEGSVRRVTNFGVFVNLDGTLNVSGLCHHSQIADNQVTNIESLFSEGDRVKVKILDVDHEKKQLSLGMKASYFTGETEEPAVEEEEDEVMSDDSIIDTAFGNESEKDAESDYSDDSDAPATGGLSAGFDWTASILDQAKEDVSEDDEMDKPKRKKRKVVAEDQTADLNSRVPQSVSDFERLIVGNPDSSILWMNYMSFQIQLSEIDKAREIGERALKTINYREEQEKLNIWIALLNLENMFGTEESLEATFKRSCQYMDPYVMYQKLAAIYIASEKVDKVDQLYTAMCKKFGSQHTSVWVAYGSFLLQQQDGERAREVLAKALQVLSKRDHVEVVKKFAQLEFSKGDPEHGRSLFEGLLSDVPKRIDLWNVYIDQEIKFGDKKKVEAIFERVVTRKLTRKQAKFFFGKWLEFEEKHEDQKACDYVKAKAVEYAQGLGKE from the coding sequence ATGGttgaaaagcaaaagagaaagagaacagAGACAGACGAGGCCGGTGACAATAAGAAGTCGCTACTCTCCAAGAGTGCCGAGATCTCTTTTCCTAGAGGAGGAGGGTCGGTGTTGACCCCGCTCGAGATTAAAGAGGTTGCAAATGAGGCCGTTAGCGATGCTCTAGCAGAAGCCAAAGAGtcaaagagcagcaagaaatccaagaaacaaaaagtTATCGAAGCACCTACTGAGCAGATAGGAGTTGAACATGTGACCTTCAAGACGCTTCTTCCAGGAAGCATGGTTCTCGGCCAGATTAAACAGGTCAATCGCATGGAGATCGTTCTTTCATTGACTGACAACCTGATGGGTTTCATTCCAATCACCAATATTAGTGATCCATTGACCAGTCAGCTtcaagaatttgatgatgagcAAGAAGAATCTGACGAAGAACCAGCATATGGCGATGAGGAAAACACTCTCACAAATGGTATAATATCttcgaaaaagaagtcgTTCCCACAACTAGTCACCAGATTTCAAGTCGGACAATGGCTGAGAGCTATTGTTATGGAAAGCACTAAAAGTAAGAAAAAACGCATTGAACTGAGCATCGAGCCGTCCAAAGTGAACGAACCAATGGAAACCGAGGATTTGGTCACCAACGCTATTGTTCAAGCTTCCGTCAAGTCTGTTGAAGACCACGGATTAGTTTTAGACGTGggaaaagaaaaattagGTGGTTTCATTGCAAAAAAAGATGTCCAATCCCTGGTGGACATTGGCTCTGTCCTGCTGGTGAACATCGCCAAGAAAGATGGCAGAACACTTATTTGCTCTCCTATTAATAAGCTCAGTGCTGTCCAAACCATTTCCTCGATCGATGCAATTCTCCCAGGTATGGGTGTCGAAGCCTTGGTGACGGAAGTGACTAAAGAAGGTGTCATTTGCAAGTTGTTCGGCGTCGGCAATGCTAGCATTCCGCTTTCTCACCTTGGGGTTTACGAATACTCAGAGCTGAAACACAATTTTGCTGTTGGTAGCAAACTCAAGTCCAGAGTGATGGTTTCTCATGTCAGAGCTGGCGACAAGAGGTTCCTTCTATCTGTTCTTCCGCATATCAAATCCTTGAACGCCAacgtttttggagaaacttCTGCCTTGGAAGCCTTCCCAATCGGCCACATTTTCGACTCTGTCACTATCAAAGGAAAAGACTCAAGCTATATATACGTGGATGTGGGGAGCgattttgcaattggaCAGGCGCATATTACCAGAGTCAGCAGCACCAAAGACTTGGACATGGACTTCAAAATCGGCTCCACTCACCGCGCGAGAGTTCTGGGATACTCTGCCACCGACAACTTGTATATTCTCACACTCGACAAGCAGCAAATAGAGCGCAAATTCTTGCGAGTCGAGGACATCCCCGCTGGTGAGCTCATCAATTGCGAGGTCCGCTCTGTGGATGCCGAAAAGGGGATTGTCGTCAAGTTCGAAGAAGACTTTGAAGGAATTGTTCCTCCTGCATATATGAGCGATGTGAAATTGATTTATCCAGAGCGAAAATTCAAAATCGGGTCCAAGATCAAGGGACGTGTTTTGCGCGTTGTCAATCAGAGCGGCAAGTCCAGGATCTATGTGACTCTGAAGAAGTCGCTCGTCAACATAGAAAACGAAGATGTCGTTTCCAGCATTGAGGACGTTGAGGCAGGCAAGAAgacttttgcaaccatcGACAAAATGCTTCCAACCGGATGTGTTGTGAGGTTTTTTGGTTTCGTCAAGGCCTTCCTACCGAACTCGGAAATCAGTGAGACGTTTGTGAAACGTCCAGAAGACCACGTCAAACTTGGACAAACGGTGAAAGTCCGCGTCGTTTCTGTGGACAAGGAAAATAACCGAATCAAGGTTAGCTGCAGAGTGTCGGAGGTATTGTCAGATatgcaaaaaaagacgCTGTCTTCCATTGTTCCAGGTAGATCCATCGTCGACGTCcaggttgttgagaaggaaaaggacTCTGCCATCGTGGAGCTCACCGAATCTGGTTTGCGTGGAATCATCTATGCTGGCCACCTTGGTGAAGGAAACTACGAACAATCTCGTGCCCAactgaaaaagctgcaaATCGGTGCCGAGCTCAAGActttggtgctggagaaagacgTGCGCTCGCGTGTGGTGAAGTTGAGTGCTAAACAATCACTTATCAAAGATGCACAGCAAGGAAAGCTACCACTACAATATAGAGACATAGAAGTGAGCgatgagctgctgcacGGCTTCGTGAAGTCTGTGACGCCGAACGGAGTCTTTGTCAGCTTTGGAAACGGCCTGACAGGTCTTGCGCTGCCTCGTCACGCGGTGGAAAAACCTGTCGACGACTTGCAAAAGGCTTTCTTCACCAACCAGTCTGTGACGTGTCACGTGATCAGGGTGGACGATGCGAACAAGCGGTTCCTTGTTTCCATGAAAAAGGAGAGTAGCACGACATCTGAGCCGGCTGAAAACCCTGTTGACAGCAAAATGAAAACTCTGGACGACTTCACCGTTGGTAAGAACACCAAGGCTAAGGTCAAATCCATCAAACAGACACAGCTGAATGTTCAACTTGCGGATAATTTGCAAGGAAGAATTGACGTGAGTGAGCTCTTTGACGACGTTTCAGAGATTAAGGACGTCAAGAGGCCTCTTTCCCAGTTCCAAGCAGGTGAGGTGCTTGATGTGAAGATCATTGGTTTCCACGACTCGAGAAACCACCGCTTCCTGCCTATCAGCCACAAAAGAACTAACCAGACCGTTTTAGAGTTGAGCGCAAAGAAAAGCAGCATTTTGAGCCACAAGCCAGTGGTCCCTGCTTCTATTGGAGACTTCCACCTCGGCGACGAGTGTACAGGATATATCAACAACTTTGCCAGAGGATTTTTGTGGGTGACGATCTCTCCAAACCTTAGAGCTCGCATTTCTTTGATGGACCTGTCTGACGACGCCTCGAAGTTCgaaaatttggaaaaagaatATCCGGTTGGTTCCGTGGTGCGTGCTAAGGTGACTGATCTTGACACGGAACACAATATTCTGAGTCTGAGTGCTAGAAGCAAAGCTATTACTTCATTGGAGGACCTGGAAGTGGGCTCTGTGATTCCTGCTAGAGTTCTGAAGACCAGAGAGAGCTATGTGGTTGTTGAGTTGGGCAAACAGGTTTCTGGTATCTCTTTCATCACGGACGCTTTGAACGATTACACTGATAAGCTTGACGAcattttctccaccaaCGACATTTGTGCTGCCACGGTGCTGGAGGTGGACCATTCCAATAAAAAAGTCTACGTTTCGCTGCGCACCAAGGACGTGAAAGACAAGAGGATCGCATCGTATGAAGATTTGTCTCCAGGCACCGTTGTGCGTGGATTTGTCAAGAATGTCGCCAACAACGGTGTCTATGTTGCATTGGGAAGAACTGTCCATGCACTTGTTCGTGTGAGCGATCTGTCGGACTCGTATCTGAAGGACTGGAAGCAGTATTTCAAGGTGCACCAGCCTGTTTTAGGTAAGATCACCAAAAGTGAGGGTGAAAACCAAATTCTCATGACTTTAAAGCAAAGCGAGATTGACAGTGATTCCAGTCTTCTGAAACGGTTTGATCAAATTCAAAAGGACGAGATCTATGAAGGAAGTGTCAGAAGAGTCACCAACTTCGGTGTTTTCGTGAACCTTGACGGAACATTAAACGTCAGTGGATTGTGTCATCACTCTCAGATCGCAGACAATCAGGTTACAAATATCGAGTCTTTGTTCAGCGAAGGTGACCGTGTGAAGGTAAAGATCCTTGACGTTGACCAtgagaagaaacagctttcTCTTGGTATGAAAGCTTCGTATTTCACTGGCGAGACAGAAGAGCCGGCCgttgaggaggaagaagatgaagtCATGTCTGATGATAGTATTATTGACACCGCTTTCGGAAATGAGTCCGAAAAGGACGCTGAGTCGGATTATTCTGACGACTCCGATGCTCCTGCTACTGGTGGTCTATCCGCTGGCTTTGACTGGACTGCTTCGATTCTAGACCAGGCCAAGGAAGACGTTTCTGAGGATGACGAGATGGACAAaccaaagagaaagaagcgGAAGGTGGTTGCCGAGGATCAAACTGCCGACCTGAACTCCCGTGTACCACAGTCTGTGTCTGACTTCGAGAGACTTATTGTTGGAAACCCAGACTCATCGATCTTGTGGATGAACTATATGTCTTTCCAGATTCAATTGAGCGAAATCGACAAAGCCCGTGAAATTGGCGAGCGAGCCCTTAAAACCATCAATTACAGagaggagcaggaaaaactCAATATTTGGATTGCTCTGTTGAACTTGGAGAACATGTTTGGCACCGAAGAGTCACTGGAAGCAACTTTCAAGCGCTCGTGCCAGTACATGGATCCGTATGTCATGTACCAAAAATTGGCTGCCATTTATATCGCCTCTGAGAAGGTGGACAAGGTGGACCAGTTGTACACGGCAATGTGCAAGAAATTCGGCTCACAGCATACCTCTGTGTGGGTGGCCTATGGATCGttccttcttcagcagcaggatGGAGAAAGGGCCCGTGAAGTGCTGGCCAAAGCCTTGCAAGTTCTGTCCAAACGCGACCATGTCGAAGTGGTCAAAAAGtttgctcagctcgagTTCAGCAAGGGAGACCCAGAGCACGGACGTTCATTGTTCGAAGGGTTATTGTCGGACGTTCCCAAGAGAATTGATCTGTGGAACGTCTATATTGATCAAGAAATCAAGTTTGGtgacaagaagaaggtggaAGCTATTTTTGAACGAGTGGTCACGCGCAAGCTGACTCGCAAACAGGCcaagttcttctttggaaaatGGTTGGAGTTTGAAGAGAAGCACGAGGACCAGAAGGCTTGCGATTACGTGAAAGCTAAAGCTGTAGAATATGCACAAGGCCTCGGAAAAGAGTAA
- a CDS encoding putative secreted protein → MSSLALFWKTYRHFNTTWMLGLGIIAVLVVSASIRQARQTNDFVSQLSSSKTLNSLMSCSSSYKSIDCLKRYHNDILREFSPTLTPIVHAELKFCLNGLQIGQSDADVLLGVHSCLSRADKLNSAFQKTHTETVPFNTSLSTYVSITALSITWLVGLFRGSNQKTLKTQDALALKNVVEKLDDMLKDMSGLKEKILGLEKAVCNLELFANNFTGTERSFSKRLEHVLQSCQETSQQLAYVSDPFPIASGSIGRTHKASDILLEDKSIKVGNKTFNIATKDGLDQWKTFVHQSINKKPEQKPNLSSSENETTLSPIDIKNLRMTDENGKPFRRIFVPNRGWVSSRKLHHELQLMA, encoded by the coding sequence ATGTCTTCTCTTGCActgttttggaaaacatATAGACATTTCAATACCACTTGGATGCTCGGACTGGGCATAATCGCCGTCTTAGTCGTTAGCGCTAGCATAAGACAGGCCCGTCAGACCAACGACTTTGTCTCTCAGTTAAGCTCGTCCAAGACATTGAACTCACTCATGAGCTGTTCAAGCTCTTACAAGAGCATTGACTGTCTCAAACGATACCACAACGATATTTTGCGAGAGTTCTCCCCGACCCTTACACCAATCGTTCACGCTGAGTTGAAATTTTGTCTGAATGGACTCCAAATTGGCCAATCGGATGCTGACGTGCTTCTGGGCGTCCATTCATGTCTTAGTAGGGCTGATAAGCTCAATTCTGCATTCCAGAAAACGCACACAGAAACAGTTCCATTTAATACCTCGCTATCAACATATGTTTCAATCACCGCGCTATCCATAACATGGCTAGTGGGACTTTTCCGAGGATCGAATCAAAAAACGCTCAAGACCCAAGACGCTCTTGCATTGAAGAACGTTgttgaaaagcttgatgaTATGCTGAAGGACATGTCCGGCTTGAAAGAGAAGATACTGGGCCTTGAAAAAGCAGTCTGTAATTTAGAGCTCTTTGCCAACAACTTCACGGGAACAGAGAGATCGTTCAGCAAGAGGCTTGAACACGTCTTGCAATCCTGTCAGGAAACCAGCCAACAACTTGCATATGTGTCCGACCCCTTCCCTATTGCATCCGGTTCGATTGGTCGGACCCACAAAGCGTCGGATATTTTGCTAGAAGACAAATCCATCAAAGTTGGCAACAAAACCTTCAACATAGCAACAAAGGATGGACTTGATCAATGGAAGACGTTTGTGCACCAAAGCATCAACAAAAAGCCAGAACAGAAGCCCAATTTGTCTAGTTCGGAGAACGAGACAACGCTCAGTCCCATTGATATCAAAAATCTAAGGATGACCGATGAAAACGGGAAACCTTTTAGACGCATTTTCGTGCCTAACAGAGGCTGGGTCTCATCGAGAAAGCTCCATCACGAACTGCAGCTAATGGCTTGA
- a CDS encoding BRCA1-associated protein produces MDGNFYSSYTILFDLFKPDQLIGEVFLHGESSVKAAEYLGVLDKKHLVNFGEDLFAEPWTNLVFANKDIFTELPKKSVTSGDLISSLNSLTPSETLIEQKVKALKLRDSNKIDYRFSRVEVEVVDMNSIDLQANEPLKAKLLGYGVIRLFRDRDDIQNEEEETRTTGDETMVAILGVPFYFSASDLLLGFFDTNVRNQVSHFRLIRTQAPNRFMVLMKFKDAAHAREFVDNYNGQPFNSMEPETCQVVFIKEILFRPNKHDNDTLSTIPYLLDDPFTSSNTAPSSSSQLIELASCPVCLERLDSSVTGLLTIPCQHTFHCQCLSKWKDDSCPVCRYSAKFDARRNRQADQEERCLVCGTSDNLWICLICGNIGCGRYDLGHAIDHYNETSHCFAMEATSQRVWDYAGDNYVHRLVQNEADGKLVELPIHNGKEHQSSSSGNEDKVEKIGFEYSKMLIAQLESQREFYEMKFEEANNRVLLANENIQAMKEQLNQLQLSLARVKTEKTENSKKQRDLELEKKYKEEVTLNEALSEKVDYLTKENQELKAQNTELQEQVNDIMFYLESQEKFKNAPDEVKEGKIITRPGRKAKKKR; encoded by the coding sequence ATGGATGGTAATTTCTACTCTTCATATACAATACTATTTGACCTTTTCAAACCAGATCAATTGATAGGAGAGGTTTTTTTACACGGAGAATCCAGTGTCAAGGCTGCAGAGTATTTAGGAGTGCTAGACAAGAAACATCTGGTCAATTTTGGAGAGGATCTATTTGCAGAGCCCTGGACCAATCTTGTATTCGCCAACAAAGATATATTCACTGAATTACCCAAAAAGTCTGTTACTTCAGGTGATCTAATAAGTTCATTGAACAGTCTTACGCCCAGTGAGACCCTTATCGAACAGAAAGTCAAGGCACTCAAGCTCCGCGACTCCAACAAAATTGACTACCGCTTTTCTAGAGTTGAGGTTGAGGTTGTGGATATGAACAGTATTGATTTGCAGGCAAACGAGCCTTTGAAAGCCAAACTACTGGGCTATGGAGTTATCAGGCTTTTCAGAGACCGAGATGATATCCAgaacgaggaagaagaaacaaggACCACTGGAGATGAAACAATGGTTGCAATATTAGGAGTGCCATTCTACTTTTCGGCCAGCGACCTGTTGTTGGGATTCTTTGATACCAATGTGAGAAATCAGGTGTCTCACTTCAGATTAATCCGGACGCAAGCTCCTAATCGATTTATGGTGTTGATGAAGTTCAAAGATGCAGCACATGCAAGGGAGTTTGTTGATAACTATAACGGGCAGCCATTCAACTCCATGGAGCCAGAAACATGTCAGGTTGtcttcatcaaggagataCTATTTCGCCCAAACAAACACGATAATGATACCCTCAGCACCATACCGTATCTTCTAGACGATCCATTCACATCTAGTAATACAGCTCCAAGCTCCTCATCACAGCTTATCGAACTTGCTTCTTGCCCCGTTTGTTTGGAGCGTCTCGATTCGTCTGTCACAGGGCTGCTTACCATCCCATGTCAGCATACTTTTCATTGCCAATGCTTATCAAAGTGGAAGGATGACTCGTGTCCTGTGTGTCGCTATTCCGCAAAATTTGATGCGCGCAGGAACCGTCAAGCAGATCAGGAGGAAAGGTGTCTGGTTTGCGGAACCAGCGATAATTTATGGATCTGTCTCATCTGTGGCAACATAGGATGTGGAAGGTACGATTTAGGCCACGCTATTGACCATTACAATGAGACTTCACATTGTTTTGCTATGGAGGCAACATCGCAGCGTGTTTGGGACTACGCCGGCGACAACTACGTCCATCGCCTAGTTCAAAACGAGGCGGATGGAAAACTGGTTGAGTTGCCTATCCATAACGGGAAAGAGCACCaatccagctcctcagGAAACGAGGACAAGGTTGAGAAGATTGGGTTCGAGTATTCGAAGATGTTGATCGCTCAGTTGGAGTCCCAACGTGAGTTTTACGAGATGAAATTCGAGGAGGCTAATAACCGAGTGTTATTGGCCAATGAGAACATACAGGCTATGAAGGAGCAACTCAACCAGCTTCAGCTGAGTTTGGCAAGAGTTAagacagaaaaaacagaaaacAGTAAGAAACAGAGAGATCTGgagttggaaaaaaagtatAAAGAAGAAGTCACATTGAACGAAGCACTATCGGAGAAGGTGGACTACCTCACAAAAGAGAACCAAGAGCTAAAAGCACAGAATACAGAGCTGCAGGAGCAAGTTAACGATATTATGTTT